CCAATTCCAGAACACTCTGTGCCCGGGACGGTGGTGGCTCTAATCAGTGCAACAGACAAAGATTCAGGAGAAAATGGGCTGGTAGAATGTCAAGTTACAAATAACCTTTCTTTTCAATTGGACTCATCCTCCAAGAAATACTTAACATTGCGTACACAACAGGTACTTGATCGTGAAAATATCTCGAGGTACGAAGTTACTGTCCTCTGCAGTGATTCAGGGTCTCCACCTCTCACATCCAAAAAAGTCATCCTGGTTGAGGTTTCGGATATAAATGACAACGCTCCACGTTTTGCACAGCCTTTATATACAGCTTACGTGATGGAGAACAATGTTATTGGGACGTCTATCTTTTCAGTGACAGCTTTTGATCCAGATTTAAATCAGAACTCGCGGTTAAACTATTCTATCACGACGACTCAGGTTCAGGGCGAGTCAGTGCTCAATTACGTCTACATCCAATCAGAAAAGGGAGTCATATTTTCTCAAAGATCTTATGACTACGAGATACTCAAAAACTTCCAGATCCAAGTTCAGGTCCAGGACTCTGGTGTCCCACCACTCTCCAGCAACGTCTCAGTGGAGGTAATTATCCTTGATCAGAATGACAATGCTCCGGTGATCGTGCATCCAACGCCCGAGTATGGATCTGCAGTAACAGAGACAGTATCTCGATTCGCAGAACCAGGCTATCTAGTTGCCAAGGTGTCGGCCACTGATGCCGACTCTGGCCAGAATGCTCGCCTCTCTTACCAGATTCTCCAGACTACTGACCCTGGACTTTTTACTATTTCAGTGGACACAGGCGAAATCTGGACAATCCGTGGGATTACGAGCAAAGATGGCACGAAGCAAAGGTTGGTCATCGGAGCAAAAGACAATGGTTCACCGCCGCTTTCAACTACAATGACAATCATCTTATCACTGACAGACGGTGATACAGAAATGTTTTCTGACGTGAGCAATTTCTCTAAAGAGCCTGGGTCCTTTGGTGACATTAGCCTTTATTTAGTCATATCGTTAGGGATAACCTCATCTATTTTTCTCGTGGTTTTAATTATCCTCGTCATTAAGGTACATAAAAACAGAAACCGGTTTGGTGCCCATAATGACTCTCTGGACACGTGTTGTTGCTTCGAAACACGAAATTCGTTGAACGAAATTCAAAAAGCCAGCAGAAATCTTGAAATAGTTCCGAACTATGTGGATGTATTTGGGGGCGATCCACTTTCTCAAAGCTTCCGCTATGGGACGTGTTCGACTTCAGGTACGACCAAGACAGACGCTATGTTTCCTAACATGTACAGTTCATCTACATCGAAGAATAACGCCACGAGAGAGAATGAAGAAATTATCCGGAATTCAAACTGCAAGAACGCTCTAAATAGCGAGGTGAGGTGCTTCTGAAAATAAAAACACTTTTGAGTTTGATTTGGATGTAAAGATATCCGCTAAAGTATTGAAGCGCATGGTTCTGTCTTTGTCTAGTTGATGACAGAGCAACGGCAGGTATGAGTAAAATTCCCACATCTGAACTTGTTTTGCTATTTCTGTCCCTAATATTTATGCCTAAACAAGGCACCATTCAAGTTTTAAATTGCTACGTCTAGGTGGTGTGTCATGGGCCATTGTGCAGAATAGCAACAATGTGCAAAGTATAGGTGAAAAGACGAGATCCGTCAAATATTGGCTAAAAGACACCAAGATTGGTTTATCGTATTTTGCATCATCAAGGAGACTGAAAGAATCAAGATATTCCACACTTTTGAGGTTCTGCGTGATAATGAGGTAGAATAGGAGACGGTGAGATTGGCCTGAATTCGGGGAGAAGGACGAGTGGTAGATATATTCTTGAAGTTTAGGAgaagcaagaaaaaaaatgagAGCACTAAAATAGGCACAGTACTATGGATAAGGCTGATAGAAAAGTTGTGatgtacatagaaacataggaacaggagcaggccattcagcacccTCGAGCCTGTatcactattcaattagatcatgactggtctgtatcttaaatccatctacTCGTCTTGGTTTCGTAGCCCTTAATACGCTTGCTGAACGAAAatatatcaatttcagtttttaaattttcaactgacccagtctcaatagctttttgtgggagagagttccagatttctactaccctttgtgcgaagaaatgtttgctgatatcacccctgaacggcctagctctaattttaaggttatgccccttattctggactcacccacacgtgtaaatagtttctctttgtctaccctatcaaaacctttaatcatcttaaacagttcattaaattggcccttaaccttctatagggAAAtgcaagcctggtctatgcaacctgtcctcattatttaaccTGGTAATTCTACGCTGCACactctccaaggccagtatatccttcctgaggtgcgttacccagaactgcatgcagtactccagatggggtctaaacaGGGCTCTGTGCAGCTGTGagataacttccatccctttgtattgatttggttaggagattggtttggcggtagaaggcagagagtagggttacttggtatgtactcgaattggaaggaattgactagtggtgacccacaaaggtctgtgctgggacctcaactatttactatatttattaatgacatgGATACCACAATAGAGAGACAGGTTTTTCGATGGCACAACGATTGGTGGCGTAGTAAGTAGTGTACAcgggaacataaaattacaaagatacattgatagattaaatgagtgggcaaaactgtggcagatggatttcaacacaggtatgTATGAGCTCATCCATTTTGGAACAGAAAGATGATCCGTGCATgttttaaatgatgaaaagctaggaacaggggggtacaaagggatttaggggtccatgtacacggatcattaaaatgtagtagtcaggtacaaaaaataatcaacaaggctaatggaatgttagcctttataaccaaagggctagaatataaaggggagcaaGTTTTGCTACAGCAGTACAacgtcctggttagaccacatctggagaactgcgtacagttttgggcatCGCAACTTAGAAatgacatattgaccttggaaagAGTGCAGTGCAGGTTCATCAGCATGTTACCAGGGCTCTAAGGGTtagattatcaggagagattacataaactaggcttgtattccctggactaTCGAATGTTAAGGGATGGTTTGATTGAGATGTTTAGGATTGTGAAAGAAATTGATaagatggatggagagaaacgTTTTAATCGTgaaggagtctaggacaagggcacATAAGCTTATAATCATAGCCAGGCGATTaaggagagaagttagaaaacacttcaaattttaaatctgagatcaatagatttttgcgagccgagggtaataagggatatggagccaaggcgggtggatggggttaggatacagatcagccatgatctcagtgaatggccgaacaggctcgacgggttgaatagcctattcctgttcctatgttcttatgtattccaaccctcttgagataaaggcctacattccattagccttttaaattatcgtttgtacctgaccactagcttttagtgatttctgtacttggacccctaaatctctctgcttatccacagttcctagcttctcgccatttagaaaatactctgatttatctttcttacatccaaagtggatgaactcacactttcccacattgaactccatctgccacagttttgcccacttaatctatcaatgtccctttgcaactttctgctcccatctacactatttactgtgccacctaacttagtgtctatCGAGAGActgtagagagagggagaaacgttTGATGTCAGTAGTGAGAAAAGGATCATCTATCAGACAACAGGCTTTTTGAGCTTAATATTATGTTGACCATAAGGATGCGCTTGTATTCATTCGCTGTTATTTTTTTCGAATTCTTTAAGTGGCTTATGTACACCATAAGAACGTGCCCTCACACGAGCTAGCTATGTTTTGTCACACTACTACATATCAAAAGTCAGGAAGTAACGGAGAAAAATCGTGACTAAATGCATAACTGCCATAAAAGCATAGGTAAGGGTGGATTTGCAAGTATTAGTTCATTGCTGATTCTACTCTATGTTTAGTGGAGTACTGGATTCATATTTGATGTTGGCAGAAATTGAAACAAATATTTCTCCTAATGTTTTGTTTGACTTCtggaataaataaaaataatactATTTAATTTGAACTTTATTGGAGAATTTGTGTGTTAGGAACAGAGTGATGTTGGCATTGGATAATTGAACAGTTTCCCATTTCAAGCATTGCCATTGTGGAACAGTCTCAGGTCAGGCATAGCACAATTTAAATGCACAGTGAATCTCCTCTTGTTTGTTTCAATATGTGCCTCAAACTCAACTTCAGATCCCTGGTCGATAGACTCAGTTTGATATTTCACATTAATACACCAGCCTTGGTCCCTTTGAGTGAGGATGTCAAATGGGTGCTAAATTAGAGGCAGCATTGTGCAGCGGGACTATGCCCACTGGTAACTGTTCCACATAGAACTCTTATATCCGGAAGAGAGAGAAGACATTCATCCCAACAATCTTGGTTGGATTAGTCCAAATGCCTTAAAAGACAATATGCTAATCCACGGTGCCATCTATTCCCTAATATTGGTGTCATCAACAGCAGACAGTGGTCCAATTGTTCACCGTCGCAGAACAACTATGATACTAATCATAAGATGTAAAATGATTTTAGATGTAGTCAGCGAAGCACTAACGGAAATAATTGGGTTGACTCATACGCGTACAATGAATTAAAATGTGTATTTTAGAAATGTCGGTTTGCATGTGTTCTTTCACGGTGACTTTAGAAGATTGACTATAAGTCTATTCTTGAAGAACAGCTTAGTACAGTAAAGGAAAGATCCAAAGTAATAAAATAAAAGATTGCATGAATTTTTGAGTAGACAACAATAAATTTGGACAAAGGATTGCAAAGACGCTGTAACTTTAAGAGATGCAGAGTATCGTCATTAGTTAAATTTCAGAGTTAATATTTTCACCAATGAGAAGCTGAAATGTGACTGGAGATCATGACAACCCGCTTCTGCCATTACGCACTAGCCGATACATTGCAAAACTAAATGGCGAGCTGTGCAATGTTGTTAGGTTTTCTGTGAATGTCTTGCAGAAAATGGCAGAGATAATCATTTCAGCATTCAAAATGTACAGGGATTTTAAACTAGGTAGCTCTTCTGGTGGACAAAATTCAGACATGAACTTTATTCCAAGGAATTTCAGAACTCTGTAATGGGCAGGATGTGAACATACAAATTTTGTTGGCGTGCAACTGAACATCGCTATGAGACTTTTAATACCAACACCGAAGGTCCAGCTTCATATCCTCCTACATAGCTTGCCATCACCTCTCAGAAGAGAAACAGCAATCACCAGAGAATACAATCGGGGCCTAGCAAAGTCAGAGCTGCTTATTAATGAAGATCTCCAGAATGTCTCGAGATGCCACATTTAGTACAAGAACCCCTTTTGGTCAGCGGCTGAAACGTTCAACACCTCAGAAATCACACCGGAGGATGTGGGAAACCAGCGAGGTCAAGAATCAGGAGCTGATTATGAACCCCGTGGCTTCACCATGCCATGTAAAATATGGATCACTCCGATCTGTATCAGAACTTCATATAGACTCTGCAACCACCTTCTACATAAATAGAAGAAGGATAGCCGTTTGTGCAACTGTGCAGAGACTACCCAAAACAATGTGAACTATTGCTCACTAAGATCTCTCCTCGGAAGAATATATTCATATCACCAGAGTCCACAGAGTGCACGAAGAACTGGAGCGTCGACATTTAATGTTGCTTTACAAGCTGAAATACGAAAGAAAGAAGACTGAATGGTGGCTACCGTTCCGAAACATTTGAAAGGCTGTTTGTTGGAAatggaatattttaaaataagtgCGTCACTAAATTGACAACTGTTATGGTTTATGTTCCTTTGCTGCAATTTGGTTTACGGACAGATTCGTTATTCAATTCCTGAAGAACTGCAACTGGGTGCCTGTGTTGGGAATATTGCGGTCGATTTGGGTTTAGATGCATGATAACTCTCAGCTCGCATTTTTCCGGTTGAGTATTGTCCGGGAAAACATCATTTGGACGTAAATTTAAACAATGGAATGTTGTTTGTGAAGTAATTGCTTTTTGGGCACAGCATCACTTGCATATTGCATTAAAAGAATGTGAATGAAAAGCCCCTCAATCCCTGCCGAACTAATGTGGATATTCTAGATGTAAATGACAATTCTCCGACTTTCCTAAAGAGTCAGTTCTATCTGGAAATCTCACAGGTAGTTGTACCAGAGGCGAGCTTCACCCTTAACTTTGTGTGCAAGTTCCGGACGTTGGAAGCAAATCCCTACGAGCTTGTTCTGAACGATTATTTCATTCCAAAGATACAAATCCGGAGTGGTGATGGGAAGTTTCGTGTGTTTGTTCGAGAAAACTCCTTGGACAGAGGAAGATAATTGACACACAAGTGTGTCCTAATCGCTAAAGATGGTGGAGTCCCTAAAAGATCTGCAACTGCTTAGATAACAGTTGTAGTACAGGGTGCCCACAGTACGGCGCATACCTTTACCAAGTCAATTTACAAAGTCAGCTCGTTAGAAGACTCACCCAATGGTAACCAAACCAAACGCTCCTGATTGGGCGATGGTTCCAATCGAGAGATGGTGTACTTTTTAGAcagactcaagaagctcaacaccatccaggacaaagcagcctgcttgattggcaccccatccaccaccttaaacattcactccattcaccactggcgcatggtagctgcagtgtgtaccatctacaggaagcaatgcagcaactcaccaaggcttcttcgacaacctcgaccacctagaaggactagggcagcaggcacatgggaacaacaccacctgcaacttggaaatatatcgctgttgcttcatcgtcgctgggtgaaaatcctggaactccctacctaacagcactgcgggtgaaccttcaccacacggactccagcggttcaagaacgcggctcaccaccaccttctcaagggcaattagagatgggaaataaatccaggccttgccagcgatatccacatcccatgagcgaattaaATAAATGACAGCCGTACATCTGCTAGAGAGTGTGAGCTAGCAATATAGGAACATAAGTAATTCATTCaatccctcgatcctgctccgccattcagttagatagtggctgatctgtagctaaactccatttacccaccttagttccACATCCCCTGGAACCCTTACCTAACCGAAATCCATCTCAGGATTGAGGGctacaattgtcccagcatccacggcCGATTGGGGGAGAGAAATCCAGATttgtactaccctttgtgtgaaaatgtacttcttgatttcccttctaaatggcctagctctaattttaagattcggTACACGTAGGCGTTATTGTACCAGTCCCTTACCAGTGCTGTTCCACCTCTATTATTAGTGGTTAAAGAGACATCGTCAAAACAATGACAGTtcttaataatttaatttaattatataAGAAATAAAGGTTCCAATTAGTGAGTGTTAATACTACGATTActgtggggtggagtggagttgCCAACAACAGCATTAAACTGGAGTTAATGTAATTGATTCTAGCTTTCAGCAGCACATTTAAGGTAAACAACTCCTCACTATGAAGCACTAAATTAGGTGTATTTTAGGATTTTTTGGCTAGCTTAACCGAATGATATGGGCTATATACTGCTATTAAAGGATATGTTAGCAGAGAAATATTatcactgcaaattttgaaaacaTTGTATCGTTGCATTTTTGATTGAACAACCATAAATGTGAAATGGACGCAGTGATTTTCCAAGACATTCCAGCTTTAAGAAATACTCAGAAGCCTGATTGGTTGAATGTGATTATGTCTCCATCCACCAATCAGAAGCTGCAATGTGACTGGAGATCCTGACTGGCCCCTTCCCTTCCCATCCACCATTGCGCACGTTCAGCCACAGTTCAGTGTTGGAACAGCGGGCCGCACAGCATCGTAAGCGGTTTTGCATTCGAATCCAATGGTGATTTTCAGCAGAAATAAGAAGGTCGGCACACAAATAATCACAAGACTTTTAAACCTACAGGTATTTTTGTGTAATCTGCCACTTCCActtgggaatttttaaaaatataaataactTAAATCGAAGGAATTATTGAACCAAGCTGTCGCGTTGAAACAATTGGGATGCTTTGTGCTGGAAATGAGATATTATAAACGACACTGGCTGTTAAAATGGTCTCTGCTGTGCGGCGTGTTCTCCTTTT
The Heptranchias perlo isolate sHepPer1 chromosome 14, sHepPer1.hap1, whole genome shotgun sequence genome window above contains:
- the LOC137332619 gene encoding protocadherin-10-like, with protein sequence MRYYKRHWLLKWSLLYCVFSFWDLISGQIRYSIPEELQLGAFVGNIAEDLGLDVKELSARSFRVVPGPSRQYFDVNLNNGNLFVKEKIDREQLCGPSATCVLSLETVIENPFSLYDIEVEILDVNDNAPTFPKNLFHLEISEMAAPGRRYPLECAHDPDVGTNSLQSYQLVANEYFALNVESRNGNEDMPVLVLEKPLDREKTSSHRLVLIAKDGGVPERSGTAQIIIRVQDANDNTPLFPQPVYRVSLLENIPKTTLVIKLNATDLDDSSNGEIVYSFSSHTSVRVRELFALDSKTGEIRVKENLNYEENSVFEINIQAMDKGPYAIPAYCHVLVQIEDINDNAPEVTVSTLFSPIPEHSVPGTVVALISATDKDSGENGLVECQVTNNLSFQLDSSSKKYLTLRTQQVLDRENISRYEVTVLCSDSGSPPLTSKKVILVEVSDINDNAPRFAQPLYTAYVMENNVIGTSIFSVTAFDPDLNQNSRLNYSITTTQVQGESVLNYVYIQSEKGVIFSQRSYDYEILKNFQIQVQVQDSGVPPLSSNVSVEVIILDQNDNAPVIVHPTPEYGSAVTETVSRFAEPGYLVAKVSATDADSGQNARLSYQILQTTDPGLFTISVDTGEIWTIRGITSKDGTKQRLVIGAKDNGSPPLSTTMTIILSLTDGDTEMFSDVSNFSKEPGSFGDISLYLVISLGITSSIFLVVLIILVIKVHKNRNRFGAHNDSLDTCCCFETRNSLNEIQKASRNLEIVPNYVDVFGGDPLSQSFRYGTCSTSGTTKTDAMFPNMYSSSTSKNNATRENEEIIRNSNCKNALNSESQFYLEISQVVVPEASFTLNFVCKFRTLEANPYELVLNDYFIPKIQIRSGDGKFRVFVRENSLDRGR